A single Anomalospiza imberbis isolate Cuckoo-Finch-1a 21T00152 chromosome 15, ASM3175350v1, whole genome shotgun sequence DNA region contains:
- the ACSL6 gene encoding long-chain-fatty-acid--CoA ligase 6 isoform X3 — protein MLAPLLGSAGSGWLLLEFAVSLVEKMQAQEILRSLRLPEFDDLSQFFRNLPATALVGIGAFAAVVAYWFASRPRAVKPPCDLRMQSEEVEGLAGARRSVIGDSPQLLTHYYDDARTMYEVFRRGFSISENGPCLGFRKPKQPYQWLSYKEVAERAEALGSGLLQQGCKPSTKQFIGVFAQNRPEWIISELACYTYSMVVVPLYDTLGPGAIRYIVNTADISTVICDKPEKAKILLDHVERRETPGLRSIILMDPFEKELAERGKRCGVRIQTMQEVEDCGRENRHVPVPPRPEDLSIVCFTSGTTGNPKGAMLTHGNVVADFSGFLKVTEKVIFPRQDDVLISFLPLAHMFERVIQSVVYCHGGRIGFFQGDIRLLSDDMKALRPTIFPVVPRLLNRMYDKIFSQADTSLKRWILEFAARRKKAEVRNGIIRNDSLWDKLFFNKIQASLGGCVRMIVTGAAPASPTVLGFLRAALGCQVYEGYGQTECTAGCTFTTPGDWTSGHVGAPLPCNLIRLKDVEELNYFASKGEGEICVKGPNVFKGYLKDEERTAEALDQEGWLHTGDIGKWLPNGTLKIIDRKKHIFKLAQGEYIAPEKIENIYIRSDPVAQIYVHGDSLQAFLVGIVVPDSEVMPGWAKKRGFEGTYAELCKNKELQQAIMEDMVRLGKESGLHSFEQVKAIYIHSDMFSVQNGLLTPTLKAKRPELRDYFKKQIEELYSSISI, from the exons AGTTTGCAGTTTCGCTGGTGGAGAAGATGCAGGCTCAGGAAATCCTGCGGAGCCTGCGGCTCCCCGAGTTTGATGACCTCAGCCAGTTCTTCCGCAACCTGCCGGCCACGGCGCTGGTGGGCATCGGTGCCTTCGCGGCTGTTGTCGCCTACTGGTTTGCCAGCCGACCCAGGGCCGTGAAGCCGCCCTGCGACCTGCGCATGCAGTCGGAAGAAGTTGAG GGCCTGGCCGGGGCACGCCGCTCGGTGATCGGGGACAGCCCACAGCTGCTGACGCACTACTATGATGATGCCAGGACCATGTACGAGGTCTTCAGGAGGGGATTCAGCATCTCCG AGAATGGCCCCTGCCTGGGGTTCAGGAAGCCCAAGCAGCCCTACCAGTGGCTGTCCTACAAGGAG GTGGCTGAAAGAGCAGAAGCTCTGGGTTCAGGCCTTTTGCAGCAAGGCTGCAAGCCATCCACGAAGCAGTTCATTGGTGTCTTCGCTCAAAACCGTCCAGAG TGGATCATCTCTGAGCTGGCTTGCTACACCTATTCCATGGTGGTGGTTCCCCTGTATGACACCTTAGGTCCTGGAGCCATTCGGTACATTGTCAACACAG CTGACATTTCCACGGTCATTTGTGACAAGCCTGAAAAAGCCAAGATACTCCTTGACCATGTGGAGAGGAGAGAAACACCAGGCCTGAGGTCTATCATCCTGATGGACCCGTTTGAGAAGGAGCTGGCAGAGAGAGGGAAGCGCTGTGGGGTTCGCATCCAGACCATGCAGGAGGTGGAG GACTGTGGCCGTGAGAATCGACATGTGCCTGTG CCTCCTCGACCAGAAGATCTGTCAATTGTCTGTTTTACTAGTGGCACTACAG gaaatCCCAAAGGTGCTATGCTGACCCATGGAAACGTGGTGGCGGATTTTTCAGGCTTTTTGAAAGTGACGGAG AAAGTGATCTTTCCGAGACAGGACGATGTGCTCATCTCCTTCCTGCCTCTGGCTCACATGTTTGAAAGAGTTATACAG TCTGTAGTATACTGCCACGGAGGGCGAATTGGCTTCTTCCAAGGAGATATTCGCCTCCTGTCCGATGATATGAAGGCACTGCGGCCAACCATCTTCCCCGTGGTGCCACGGCTGCTGAACAGAATGTATGACAAG ATCTTCAGCCAGGCTGACACATCCCTCAAGCGCTGGATCCTGGAATTTGCGGCGAGACGGAAAAAGGCTGAAGTTCGAAATGGCATCATTAGAAACGACAGTTTGTGGGATAagcttttctttaataaaatacaG GCAAGTCTTGGGGGGTGTGTCCGCATGATAGTGACAGGCGCTGCCCCCGCGTCCCCGACTGTCCTGGGCTTCCTCCGCGCGGCCCTCGGATGCCAG GTTTATGAAGGCTATGGCCAAACAGAATGCACAGCTGGATGCACCTTTACAACTCCAGGTGACTGGACATCag GTCATGTAGGAGCCCCTTTGCCCTGTAACTTAATCAGATTGAAGGATGTGGAAGAACTGAATTATTTTGCTTccaaaggagaaggagag ATCTGTGTGAAAGGACCCAATGTGTTTAAAGGTTACTTGAAAGATGAAGAGAGGACAGCTGAGGCACTGGACCAGGAGGGCTGGCTTCACACAGGAGACATTGGAAAATGGTTACCT AACGGGACCCTTAAAATTATTGATCGGAAAAAGCATATATTTAAACTTGCTCAGGGAGAATATATTGCACCGGAGAAGATAGAGAATATCTACATCCGCAGTGACCCTGTTGCTCAGATCTATGTCCATGGAGACAGCCTGCAG GCCTTCCTGGTGGGAATTGTGGTGCCCGATTCCGAAGTCATGCCAGGTTGGGCAAAGAAAAGAGGGTTTGAAGGAACATATGCAGAACTCTGTAAAAATAAG GAACTGCAGCAAGCGATAATGGAAGACATGGTACGGTTAGGGAAGGAGAGTGGGCTTCACTCCTTTGAGCAG GTCAAAGCCATTTATATTCACTCTGATATGTTCTCGGTGCAAAACGGTTTGTTGACACCAACATTAAAGGCTAAGAGACCAGAACTGAGAGATTACTTCAAAAAACAAATAGAAGAGCTATATTCAAGCATCTCCATCTGA
- the ACSL6 gene encoding long-chain-fatty-acid--CoA ligase 6 isoform X1 produces the protein MLAPLLGSAGSGWLLLEFAVSLVEKMQAQEILRSLRLPEFDDLSQFFRNLPATALVGIGAFAAVVAYWFASRPRAVKPPCDLRMQSEEVEGLAGARRSVIGDSPQLLTHYYDDARTMYEVFRRGFSISENGPCLGFRKPKQPYQWLSYKEVAERAEALGSGLLQQGCKPSTKQFIGVFAQNRPEWIISELACYTYSMVVVPLYDTLGPGAIRYIVNTADISTVICDKPEKAKILLDHVERRETPGLRSIILMDPFEKELAERGKRCGVRIQTMQEVEDCGRENRHVPVPPRPEDLSIVCFTSGTTGNPKGAMLTHGNVVADFSGFLKVTEKVIFPRQDDVLISFLPLAHMFERVIQVRNLPELTRPRGAPCVFFQSQWSPTCEDVHISYLPLAHMFERMVQSVVYCHGGRIGFFQGDIRLLSDDMKALRPTIFPVVPRLLNRMYDKIFSQADTSLKRWILEFAARRKKAEVRNGIIRNDSLWDKLFFNKIQASLGGCVRMIVTGAAPASPTVLGFLRAALGCQVYEGYGQTECTAGCTFTTPGDWTSGHVGAPLPCNLIRLKDVEELNYFASKGEGEICVKGPNVFKGYLKDEERTAEALDQEGWLHTGDIGKWLPNGTLKIIDRKKHIFKLAQGEYIAPEKIENIYIRSDPVAQIYVHGDSLQAFLVGIVVPDSEVMPGWAKKRGFEGTYAELCKNKELQQAIMEDMVRLGKESGLHSFEQVKAIYIHSDMFSVQNGLLTPTLKAKRPELRDYFKKQIEELYSSISI, from the exons AGTTTGCAGTTTCGCTGGTGGAGAAGATGCAGGCTCAGGAAATCCTGCGGAGCCTGCGGCTCCCCGAGTTTGATGACCTCAGCCAGTTCTTCCGCAACCTGCCGGCCACGGCGCTGGTGGGCATCGGTGCCTTCGCGGCTGTTGTCGCCTACTGGTTTGCCAGCCGACCCAGGGCCGTGAAGCCGCCCTGCGACCTGCGCATGCAGTCGGAAGAAGTTGAG GGCCTGGCCGGGGCACGCCGCTCGGTGATCGGGGACAGCCCACAGCTGCTGACGCACTACTATGATGATGCCAGGACCATGTACGAGGTCTTCAGGAGGGGATTCAGCATCTCCG AGAATGGCCCCTGCCTGGGGTTCAGGAAGCCCAAGCAGCCCTACCAGTGGCTGTCCTACAAGGAG GTGGCTGAAAGAGCAGAAGCTCTGGGTTCAGGCCTTTTGCAGCAAGGCTGCAAGCCATCCACGAAGCAGTTCATTGGTGTCTTCGCTCAAAACCGTCCAGAG TGGATCATCTCTGAGCTGGCTTGCTACACCTATTCCATGGTGGTGGTTCCCCTGTATGACACCTTAGGTCCTGGAGCCATTCGGTACATTGTCAACACAG CTGACATTTCCACGGTCATTTGTGACAAGCCTGAAAAAGCCAAGATACTCCTTGACCATGTGGAGAGGAGAGAAACACCAGGCCTGAGGTCTATCATCCTGATGGACCCGTTTGAGAAGGAGCTGGCAGAGAGAGGGAAGCGCTGTGGGGTTCGCATCCAGACCATGCAGGAGGTGGAG GACTGTGGCCGTGAGAATCGACATGTGCCTGTG CCTCCTCGACCAGAAGATCTGTCAATTGTCTGTTTTACTAGTGGCACTACAG gaaatCCCAAAGGTGCTATGCTGACCCATGGAAACGTGGTGGCGGATTTTTCAGGCTTTTTGAAAGTGACGGAG AAAGTGATCTTTCCGAGACAGGACGATGTGCTCATCTCCTTCCTGCCTCTGGCTCACATGTTTGAAAGAGTTATACAGGTAAGAAACCTGCCTGAACTGACGAGGCCTCGTGGGGCTCCTTGTGTTTTCTTCCAGAGTCAGTGGTCTCCTACTTGTGAGGATGTACACATTTCCTATTTGCCTTTAGCACACATGTTTGAGAGAATGGTACAG TCTGTAGTATACTGCCACGGAGGGCGAATTGGCTTCTTCCAAGGAGATATTCGCCTCCTGTCCGATGATATGAAGGCACTGCGGCCAACCATCTTCCCCGTGGTGCCACGGCTGCTGAACAGAATGTATGACAAG ATCTTCAGCCAGGCTGACACATCCCTCAAGCGCTGGATCCTGGAATTTGCGGCGAGACGGAAAAAGGCTGAAGTTCGAAATGGCATCATTAGAAACGACAGTTTGTGGGATAagcttttctttaataaaatacaG GCAAGTCTTGGGGGGTGTGTCCGCATGATAGTGACAGGCGCTGCCCCCGCGTCCCCGACTGTCCTGGGCTTCCTCCGCGCGGCCCTCGGATGCCAG GTTTATGAAGGCTATGGCCAAACAGAATGCACAGCTGGATGCACCTTTACAACTCCAGGTGACTGGACATCag GTCATGTAGGAGCCCCTTTGCCCTGTAACTTAATCAGATTGAAGGATGTGGAAGAACTGAATTATTTTGCTTccaaaggagaaggagag ATCTGTGTGAAAGGACCCAATGTGTTTAAAGGTTACTTGAAAGATGAAGAGAGGACAGCTGAGGCACTGGACCAGGAGGGCTGGCTTCACACAGGAGACATTGGAAAATGGTTACCT AACGGGACCCTTAAAATTATTGATCGGAAAAAGCATATATTTAAACTTGCTCAGGGAGAATATATTGCACCGGAGAAGATAGAGAATATCTACATCCGCAGTGACCCTGTTGCTCAGATCTATGTCCATGGAGACAGCCTGCAG GCCTTCCTGGTGGGAATTGTGGTGCCCGATTCCGAAGTCATGCCAGGTTGGGCAAAGAAAAGAGGGTTTGAAGGAACATATGCAGAACTCTGTAAAAATAAG GAACTGCAGCAAGCGATAATGGAAGACATGGTACGGTTAGGGAAGGAGAGTGGGCTTCACTCCTTTGAGCAG GTCAAAGCCATTTATATTCACTCTGATATGTTCTCGGTGCAAAACGGTTTGTTGACACCAACATTAAAGGCTAAGAGACCAGAACTGAGAGATTACTTCAAAAAACAAATAGAAGAGCTATATTCAAGCATCTCCATCTGA
- the ACSL6 gene encoding long-chain-fatty-acid--CoA ligase 6 isoform X4 produces the protein MLAPLLGSAGSGWLLLEFAVSLVEKMQAQEILRSLRLPEFDDLSQFFRNLPATALVGIGAFAAVVAYWFASRPRAVKPPCDLRMQSEEVEGLAGARRSVIGDSPQLLTHYYDDARTMYEVFRRGFSISENGPCLGFRKPKQPYQWLSYKEVAERAEALGSGLLQQGCKPSTKQFIGVFAQNRPEWIISELACYTYSMVVVPLYDTLGPGAIRYIVNTADISTVICDKPEKAKILLDHVERRETPGLRSIILMDPFEKELAERGKRCGVRIQTMQEVEDCGRENRHVPVPPRPEDLSIVCFTSGTTGNPKGAMLTHGNVVADFSGFLKVTESQWSPTCEDVHISYLPLAHMFERMVQSVVYCHGGRIGFFQGDIRLLSDDMKALRPTIFPVVPRLLNRMYDKIFSQADTSLKRWILEFAARRKKAEVRNGIIRNDSLWDKLFFNKIQASLGGCVRMIVTGAAPASPTVLGFLRAALGCQVYEGYGQTECTAGCTFTTPGDWTSGHVGAPLPCNLIRLKDVEELNYFASKGEGEICVKGPNVFKGYLKDEERTAEALDQEGWLHTGDIGKWLPNGTLKIIDRKKHIFKLAQGEYIAPEKIENIYIRSDPVAQIYVHGDSLQAFLVGIVVPDSEVMPGWAKKRGFEGTYAELCKNKELQQAIMEDMVRLGKESGLHSFEQVKAIYIHSDMFSVQNGLLTPTLKAKRPELRDYFKKQIEELYSSISI, from the exons AGTTTGCAGTTTCGCTGGTGGAGAAGATGCAGGCTCAGGAAATCCTGCGGAGCCTGCGGCTCCCCGAGTTTGATGACCTCAGCCAGTTCTTCCGCAACCTGCCGGCCACGGCGCTGGTGGGCATCGGTGCCTTCGCGGCTGTTGTCGCCTACTGGTTTGCCAGCCGACCCAGGGCCGTGAAGCCGCCCTGCGACCTGCGCATGCAGTCGGAAGAAGTTGAG GGCCTGGCCGGGGCACGCCGCTCGGTGATCGGGGACAGCCCACAGCTGCTGACGCACTACTATGATGATGCCAGGACCATGTACGAGGTCTTCAGGAGGGGATTCAGCATCTCCG AGAATGGCCCCTGCCTGGGGTTCAGGAAGCCCAAGCAGCCCTACCAGTGGCTGTCCTACAAGGAG GTGGCTGAAAGAGCAGAAGCTCTGGGTTCAGGCCTTTTGCAGCAAGGCTGCAAGCCATCCACGAAGCAGTTCATTGGTGTCTTCGCTCAAAACCGTCCAGAG TGGATCATCTCTGAGCTGGCTTGCTACACCTATTCCATGGTGGTGGTTCCCCTGTATGACACCTTAGGTCCTGGAGCCATTCGGTACATTGTCAACACAG CTGACATTTCCACGGTCATTTGTGACAAGCCTGAAAAAGCCAAGATACTCCTTGACCATGTGGAGAGGAGAGAAACACCAGGCCTGAGGTCTATCATCCTGATGGACCCGTTTGAGAAGGAGCTGGCAGAGAGAGGGAAGCGCTGTGGGGTTCGCATCCAGACCATGCAGGAGGTGGAG GACTGTGGCCGTGAGAATCGACATGTGCCTGTG CCTCCTCGACCAGAAGATCTGTCAATTGTCTGTTTTACTAGTGGCACTACAG gaaatCCCAAAGGTGCTATGCTGACCCATGGAAACGTGGTGGCGGATTTTTCAGGCTTTTTGAAAGTGACGGAG AGTCAGTGGTCTCCTACTTGTGAGGATGTACACATTTCCTATTTGCCTTTAGCACACATGTTTGAGAGAATGGTACAG TCTGTAGTATACTGCCACGGAGGGCGAATTGGCTTCTTCCAAGGAGATATTCGCCTCCTGTCCGATGATATGAAGGCACTGCGGCCAACCATCTTCCCCGTGGTGCCACGGCTGCTGAACAGAATGTATGACAAG ATCTTCAGCCAGGCTGACACATCCCTCAAGCGCTGGATCCTGGAATTTGCGGCGAGACGGAAAAAGGCTGAAGTTCGAAATGGCATCATTAGAAACGACAGTTTGTGGGATAagcttttctttaataaaatacaG GCAAGTCTTGGGGGGTGTGTCCGCATGATAGTGACAGGCGCTGCCCCCGCGTCCCCGACTGTCCTGGGCTTCCTCCGCGCGGCCCTCGGATGCCAG GTTTATGAAGGCTATGGCCAAACAGAATGCACAGCTGGATGCACCTTTACAACTCCAGGTGACTGGACATCag GTCATGTAGGAGCCCCTTTGCCCTGTAACTTAATCAGATTGAAGGATGTGGAAGAACTGAATTATTTTGCTTccaaaggagaaggagag ATCTGTGTGAAAGGACCCAATGTGTTTAAAGGTTACTTGAAAGATGAAGAGAGGACAGCTGAGGCACTGGACCAGGAGGGCTGGCTTCACACAGGAGACATTGGAAAATGGTTACCT AACGGGACCCTTAAAATTATTGATCGGAAAAAGCATATATTTAAACTTGCTCAGGGAGAATATATTGCACCGGAGAAGATAGAGAATATCTACATCCGCAGTGACCCTGTTGCTCAGATCTATGTCCATGGAGACAGCCTGCAG GCCTTCCTGGTGGGAATTGTGGTGCCCGATTCCGAAGTCATGCCAGGTTGGGCAAAGAAAAGAGGGTTTGAAGGAACATATGCAGAACTCTGTAAAAATAAG GAACTGCAGCAAGCGATAATGGAAGACATGGTACGGTTAGGGAAGGAGAGTGGGCTTCACTCCTTTGAGCAG GTCAAAGCCATTTATATTCACTCTGATATGTTCTCGGTGCAAAACGGTTTGTTGACACCAACATTAAAGGCTAAGAGACCAGAACTGAGAGATTACTTCAAAAAACAAATAGAAGAGCTATATTCAAGCATCTCCATCTGA
- the ACSL6 gene encoding long-chain-fatty-acid--CoA ligase 6 isoform X2, which produces MQAQEILRSLRLPEFDDLSQFFRNLPATALVGIGAFAAVVAYWFASRPRAVKPPCDLRMQSEEVEGLAGARRSVIGDSPQLLTHYYDDARTMYEVFRRGFSISENGPCLGFRKPKQPYQWLSYKEVAERAEALGSGLLQQGCKPSTKQFIGVFAQNRPEWIISELACYTYSMVVVPLYDTLGPGAIRYIVNTADISTVICDKPEKAKILLDHVERRETPGLRSIILMDPFEKELAERGKRCGVRIQTMQEVEDCGRENRHVPVPPRPEDLSIVCFTSGTTGNPKGAMLTHGNVVADFSGFLKVTEKVIFPRQDDVLISFLPLAHMFERVIQVRNLPELTRPRGAPCVFFQSQWSPTCEDVHISYLPLAHMFERMVQSVVYCHGGRIGFFQGDIRLLSDDMKALRPTIFPVVPRLLNRMYDKIFSQADTSLKRWILEFAARRKKAEVRNGIIRNDSLWDKLFFNKIQASLGGCVRMIVTGAAPASPTVLGFLRAALGCQVYEGYGQTECTAGCTFTTPGDWTSGHVGAPLPCNLIRLKDVEELNYFASKGEGEICVKGPNVFKGYLKDEERTAEALDQEGWLHTGDIGKWLPNGTLKIIDRKKHIFKLAQGEYIAPEKIENIYIRSDPVAQIYVHGDSLQAFLVGIVVPDSEVMPGWAKKRGFEGTYAELCKNKELQQAIMEDMVRLGKESGLHSFEQVKAIYIHSDMFSVQNGLLTPTLKAKRPELRDYFKKQIEELYSSISI; this is translated from the exons ATGCAGGCTCAGGAAATCCTGCGGAGCCTGCGGCTCCCCGAGTTTGATGACCTCAGCCAGTTCTTCCGCAACCTGCCGGCCACGGCGCTGGTGGGCATCGGTGCCTTCGCGGCTGTTGTCGCCTACTGGTTTGCCAGCCGACCCAGGGCCGTGAAGCCGCCCTGCGACCTGCGCATGCAGTCGGAAGAAGTTGAG GGCCTGGCCGGGGCACGCCGCTCGGTGATCGGGGACAGCCCACAGCTGCTGACGCACTACTATGATGATGCCAGGACCATGTACGAGGTCTTCAGGAGGGGATTCAGCATCTCCG AGAATGGCCCCTGCCTGGGGTTCAGGAAGCCCAAGCAGCCCTACCAGTGGCTGTCCTACAAGGAG GTGGCTGAAAGAGCAGAAGCTCTGGGTTCAGGCCTTTTGCAGCAAGGCTGCAAGCCATCCACGAAGCAGTTCATTGGTGTCTTCGCTCAAAACCGTCCAGAG TGGATCATCTCTGAGCTGGCTTGCTACACCTATTCCATGGTGGTGGTTCCCCTGTATGACACCTTAGGTCCTGGAGCCATTCGGTACATTGTCAACACAG CTGACATTTCCACGGTCATTTGTGACAAGCCTGAAAAAGCCAAGATACTCCTTGACCATGTGGAGAGGAGAGAAACACCAGGCCTGAGGTCTATCATCCTGATGGACCCGTTTGAGAAGGAGCTGGCAGAGAGAGGGAAGCGCTGTGGGGTTCGCATCCAGACCATGCAGGAGGTGGAG GACTGTGGCCGTGAGAATCGACATGTGCCTGTG CCTCCTCGACCAGAAGATCTGTCAATTGTCTGTTTTACTAGTGGCACTACAG gaaatCCCAAAGGTGCTATGCTGACCCATGGAAACGTGGTGGCGGATTTTTCAGGCTTTTTGAAAGTGACGGAG AAAGTGATCTTTCCGAGACAGGACGATGTGCTCATCTCCTTCCTGCCTCTGGCTCACATGTTTGAAAGAGTTATACAGGTAAGAAACCTGCCTGAACTGACGAGGCCTCGTGGGGCTCCTTGTGTTTTCTTCCAGAGTCAGTGGTCTCCTACTTGTGAGGATGTACACATTTCCTATTTGCCTTTAGCACACATGTTTGAGAGAATGGTACAG TCTGTAGTATACTGCCACGGAGGGCGAATTGGCTTCTTCCAAGGAGATATTCGCCTCCTGTCCGATGATATGAAGGCACTGCGGCCAACCATCTTCCCCGTGGTGCCACGGCTGCTGAACAGAATGTATGACAAG ATCTTCAGCCAGGCTGACACATCCCTCAAGCGCTGGATCCTGGAATTTGCGGCGAGACGGAAAAAGGCTGAAGTTCGAAATGGCATCATTAGAAACGACAGTTTGTGGGATAagcttttctttaataaaatacaG GCAAGTCTTGGGGGGTGTGTCCGCATGATAGTGACAGGCGCTGCCCCCGCGTCCCCGACTGTCCTGGGCTTCCTCCGCGCGGCCCTCGGATGCCAG GTTTATGAAGGCTATGGCCAAACAGAATGCACAGCTGGATGCACCTTTACAACTCCAGGTGACTGGACATCag GTCATGTAGGAGCCCCTTTGCCCTGTAACTTAATCAGATTGAAGGATGTGGAAGAACTGAATTATTTTGCTTccaaaggagaaggagag ATCTGTGTGAAAGGACCCAATGTGTTTAAAGGTTACTTGAAAGATGAAGAGAGGACAGCTGAGGCACTGGACCAGGAGGGCTGGCTTCACACAGGAGACATTGGAAAATGGTTACCT AACGGGACCCTTAAAATTATTGATCGGAAAAAGCATATATTTAAACTTGCTCAGGGAGAATATATTGCACCGGAGAAGATAGAGAATATCTACATCCGCAGTGACCCTGTTGCTCAGATCTATGTCCATGGAGACAGCCTGCAG GCCTTCCTGGTGGGAATTGTGGTGCCCGATTCCGAAGTCATGCCAGGTTGGGCAAAGAAAAGAGGGTTTGAAGGAACATATGCAGAACTCTGTAAAAATAAG GAACTGCAGCAAGCGATAATGGAAGACATGGTACGGTTAGGGAAGGAGAGTGGGCTTCACTCCTTTGAGCAG GTCAAAGCCATTTATATTCACTCTGATATGTTCTCGGTGCAAAACGGTTTGTTGACACCAACATTAAAGGCTAAGAGACCAGAACTGAGAGATTACTTCAAAAAACAAATAGAAGAGCTATATTCAAGCATCTCCATCTGA